In Phaeobacter piscinae, one genomic interval encodes:
- the hydA gene encoding dihydropyrimidinase, translated as MAKVIKNGTIVTADLTYKADVLIENGVITEIGQGLTGDEELDATGCYVMPGGIDPHTHLEMPFMGTYSSDDFESGTRAGLAGGTTMVVDFALPNPGESLLDALKRWDNKSTRANCDYSFHMAVTWWGEQVFDDMKTVIETRGINTFKHFMAYKGALMVNDDELYASFQRLSELGGIAMVHAENGDVVAELSAKLLAEGNNGPEAHAYSRPPQVEGEATNRAIMIADMAGVPLYVVHTSCEDSHEAIRRARMQGKRVWGEPLIQHLTLDESEYFNQDWDHAARRVMSPPFRNKQHQDSLWNGLQSGSLSVVATDHCAFTTEQKRTGVGDFTKIPNGTGGLEDRMPMLWTHGVATGRLTPNEFVAVTSTNIAKILNCYPKKGAVLVGADADLVVWDPEKTKVISAASQQSAIDYNVFEGHEVKGLPRFTLTRGQVAVHDGEIRCQEGHGTFVEREANATVNKALSTWKDLTAPRPVERSGIPVTGV; from the coding sequence ATGGCGAAAGTCATCAAGAACGGCACCATCGTGACGGCAGATCTGACCTATAAGGCGGATGTGCTGATCGAGAACGGTGTGATCACCGAGATCGGTCAGGGATTGACAGGGGACGAGGAGCTGGACGCGACCGGCTGTTACGTGATGCCGGGCGGCATTGATCCGCATACGCATTTGGAGATGCCCTTTATGGGGACATACTCCAGTGATGATTTTGAGAGTGGGACGCGGGCGGGGCTGGCTGGTGGCACCACCATGGTGGTGGATTTCGCGCTGCCCAACCCGGGGGAGAGCCTGCTGGACGCGCTGAAGCGCTGGGACAACAAGTCGACGCGGGCCAATTGCGACTATTCCTTCCACATGGCGGTGACCTGGTGGGGGGAGCAGGTCTTTGACGATATGAAGACCGTCATTGAAACGCGGGGCATCAACACCTTCAAACACTTCATGGCCTATAAAGGCGCGTTGATGGTGAATGATGATGAGCTGTATGCCTCCTTCCAGCGGCTGTCTGAGCTGGGTGGCATTGCCATGGTACATGCCGAAAACGGCGATGTGGTGGCTGAATTGTCGGCCAAGCTGTTGGCGGAGGGCAACAACGGTCCCGAGGCGCATGCCTATTCCCGCCCGCCGCAGGTGGAGGGCGAGGCCACCAACCGCGCCATTATGATTGCCGATATGGCAGGCGTGCCGCTTTATGTGGTGCATACCTCCTGCGAAGACAGCCACGAGGCCATTCGCCGTGCCCGCATGCAGGGCAAACGCGTTTGGGGTGAGCCGTTGATCCAGCATCTGACGCTGGATGAAAGTGAGTATTTCAATCAGGACTGGGATCATGCGGCGCGTCGGGTGATGTCGCCGCCGTTCCGCAATAAACAGCATCAGGACAGTCTCTGGAACGGGTTGCAATCTGGCTCGCTGTCGGTTGTGGCGACGGATCACTGTGCCTTTACCACCGAGCAGAAGCGTACCGGTGTGGGCGATTTCACCAAGATCCCCAATGGCACTGGCGGGTTGGAAGACCGGATGCCGATGCTGTGGACGCATGGGGTGGCCACAGGCCGCCTGACACCGAATGAATTTGTCGCCGTGACGTCGACAAATATCGCCAAGATCCTGAATTGCTACCCCAAGAAAGGTGCGGTTCTGGTCGGGGCGGACGCGGATCTGGTGGTCTGGGATCCTGAAAAGACCAAGGTCATCTCGGCGGCGAGCCAGCAGTCGGCGATCGACTATAACGTCTTTGAGGGGCATGAGGTGAAGGGGTTGCCGCGCTTTACCCTGACCCGTGGCCAAGTGGCGGTTCATGACGGTGAGATTCGCTGTCAGGAGGGGCATGGCACCTTTGTTGAGCGCGAGGCCAATGCGACGGTGAACAAGGCGTTGTCGACCTGGAAAGATCTGACGGCGCCCCGTCCCGTCGAGCGGTCAGGTATTCCGGTGACAGGTGTGTAA
- a CDS encoding C4-dicarboxylate TRAP transporter substrate-binding protein has protein sequence MNTYLTAATAAIAGLSIAGSAAATEWNVSVWGKRRAFTEHVEKLAELVSEKTGGEFTMNISYGGLSKNKENLDGISIGAFEMAQFCAGYHRDKNPTITVLELPFLGVANLEEEVAVSHAVYAHPAVQKDLARWNAKLLMTSPMPQYNIVGTGEARDELGEFKDMRVRATGGIGKAFSAVGAVPTSVTATEAYNAMESGVVDTVAFAQHAHLSFGTINKADWWTENLNPGTVNCPVVVNTDAYEALSDAEREALDSSVDEAIAHYLANYGALLEKWDSVLAEKGVEKVTISEDQLAEFRKVAADPIREQWIADMSAQGLPAQELYDLVQKTLSDQRSGS, from the coding sequence ATGAACACTTATCTGACCGCCGCAACTGCGGCGATTGCGGGCCTGTCCATTGCAGGCAGTGCGGCCGCCACCGAATGGAATGTCTCCGTCTGGGGCAAGCGGCGCGCCTTTACCGAACATGTTGAAAAGCTGGCTGAGCTGGTCTCTGAGAAGACCGGCGGCGAATTCACCATGAACATCAGCTATGGTGGCCTATCAAAGAACAAAGAGAATCTCGACGGGATCTCCATCGGCGCCTTCGAGATGGCGCAGTTCTGCGCCGGGTATCACCGGGACAAAAACCCGACGATCACCGTGCTGGAATTGCCATTCCTGGGTGTTGCGAACCTTGAGGAAGAGGTGGCCGTCAGCCATGCGGTTTATGCACATCCTGCCGTGCAGAAAGATCTGGCGCGCTGGAACGCGAAGCTGCTGATGACCTCGCCGATGCCGCAGTACAATATCGTCGGCACCGGCGAAGCCCGTGACGAACTGGGCGAATTCAAGGATATGCGTGTTCGGGCCACCGGTGGCATCGGTAAGGCGTTTTCTGCCGTTGGGGCCGTGCCGACCTCCGTGACCGCGACCGAGGCGTATAATGCGATGGAATCCGGCGTGGTTGACACCGTTGCCTTTGCCCAGCATGCGCATCTGAGCTTTGGCACCATCAACAAGGCCGATTGGTGGACTGAAAACCTCAACCCCGGCACCGTGAACTGCCCGGTTGTTGTGAACACCGATGCCTATGAGGCGCTAAGCGATGCTGAGCGCGAGGCGCTCGACAGCTCCGTGGACGAGGCGATTGCACATTATCTCGCCAACTACGGTGCCTTGCTTGAGAAATGGGACAGTGTTCTGGCCGAAAAAGGCGTCGAAAAGGTCACCATTTCCGAAGACCAGCTGGCAGAGTTCCGCAAAGTGGCCGCTGACCCGATCCGCGAACAGTGGATTGCAGACATGAGCGCGCAAGGCCTGCCTGCACAGGAGCTTTATGATCTGGTGCAGAAAACCCTGAGCGATCAGCGGTCAGGCAGCTGA
- a CDS encoding flavin reductase family protein, with protein sequence MSETSFIPGPDSLRAYRDALGCFGTGVTVVTTRTDRGPLAITANSFTSVSMDPPLLLWCPARQSKRHDPFVAASHFAIHVMAEDQLDMAMHFARNGEDFSCVPQHRNEDGVPVLPNVIARFDCRRHACHDGGDHSILVGAVLRTTSRPGKGLIFKRGQYGGFLEQS encoded by the coding sequence ATGTCCGAAACCAGTTTTATTCCCGGCCCCGACAGCCTGCGAGCCTATCGCGATGCTTTGGGATGCTTCGGCACCGGCGTCACTGTTGTGACCACCCGCACGGATCGGGGTCCGTTGGCGATTACCGCCAACAGCTTCACATCTGTCTCCATGGATCCGCCGCTACTACTATGGTGCCCCGCACGGCAGTCCAAGCGCCACGATCCCTTTGTCGCGGCATCCCATTTTGCCATTCACGTGATGGCAGAGGATCAGCTGGATATGGCGATGCACTTTGCCCGCAATGGCGAAGATTTCTCCTGCGTGCCGCAGCATCGAAACGAGGATGGGGTGCCCGTGCTGCCAAATGTCATTGCCCGTTTCGATTGCCGCAGGCATGCCTGCCACGACGGTGGCGACCACAGCATCCTGGTGGGTGCTGTTCTGCGCACCACCAGCCGTCCCGGCAAAGGCCTAATTTTCAAGCGGGGTCAATATGGTGGGTTTCTTGAGCAGAGTTAG
- a CDS encoding adenylate kinase: MDTAVLTRPAVLILLGPPGAGKGTQARKLEQGFGLVQLSTGDLLRAAVAAGTPAGLAAKAVMEAGELVSDEIVINILRDRLAEPDCAKGVILDGFPRTTVQAEALDRLLAESGQRINAAVSLEVDDAAMVARVAGRYTCGGCGEGYHDQFKQPRVAGTCDACGSTDMTRRADDNAETVTSRLAAYHAQTAPLISYYGGKGVLSRIDAMGEINHIANALSAVVKSATA; this comes from the coding sequence ATGGACACCGCAGTTCTTACCCGCCCCGCTGTCTTGATCCTGCTCGGCCCTCCTGGTGCCGGCAAAGGGACGCAAGCGCGCAAACTGGAACAAGGGTTTGGCCTTGTGCAACTGTCGACTGGCGATCTGTTGCGGGCAGCTGTTGCTGCCGGCACCCCTGCCGGCCTTGCTGCAAAGGCTGTGATGGAGGCCGGGGAGCTGGTCAGCGACGAGATCGTGATCAACATTCTGCGCGACCGGCTGGCCGAGCCTGACTGCGCCAAAGGCGTGATCCTCGACGGGTTTCCCCGGACCACGGTGCAAGCCGAGGCGCTGGACCGGCTGCTGGCGGAGTCGGGTCAGCGGATCAATGCCGCTGTCAGCCTTGAGGTGGACGACGCCGCGATGGTGGCCCGCGTGGCCGGGCGCTACACCTGTGGCGGCTGTGGCGAGGGCTATCATGACCAGTTCAAACAGCCACGCGTGGCTGGCACCTGCGATGCGTGTGGCAGCACAGATATGACGCGTCGCGCCGATGACAACGCCGAGACTGTCACCAGTCGGCTGGCGGCCTATCACGCGCAGACAGCCCCGCTGATCAGCTACTACGGCGGCAAGGGTGTGCTGAGCCGAATCGATGCTATGGGCGAGATCAACCACATTGCAAACGCGCTGAGTGCCGTGGTCAAATCAGCTACCGCCTGA
- a CDS encoding ABC transporter ATP-binding protein, translating to MNMETTTQALNSQAAASDITPQAPVIEARNLDLTFQTNDGPVHALKDVSLEINKGDFVSFIGPSGCGKTTFLRCIAALEQPTGGALMVNGMTPDEARRQRAYGYVFQAAGLYPWRSIAKNIKLPLEIMGYSKAEQAARVEQVLELVELAGFGGKYPWQLSGGMQQRASIARALAFDADILLMDEPFGALDEIVRDHLNEQLLKLWARTDKTIGFVTHSIPEAVYLSTKIVVMSPRPGRIHDVIDSPLPKERPLDIRDSAEFIEIAHRVRDGLRAGHADD from the coding sequence ATGAATATGGAAACGACCACCCAGGCGCTCAATTCCCAGGCCGCCGCTTCCGATATCACCCCGCAGGCGCCGGTCATCGAGGCGCGCAATCTGGACCTGACCTTTCAGACCAATGACGGCCCGGTGCATGCGCTGAAGGATGTGAGCCTGGAGATCAACAAAGGCGATTTTGTCTCCTTCATCGGCCCCTCCGGATGTGGCAAGACCACGTTCCTGCGCTGCATTGCTGCGCTGGAACAACCCACTGGCGGCGCGCTGATGGTCAATGGCATGACGCCGGATGAGGCCCGCAGGCAACGCGCCTACGGCTATGTGTTTCAGGCTGCCGGGCTATATCCCTGGCGGTCGATCGCCAAGAACATCAAACTGCCGCTTGAAATCATGGGCTATTCCAAGGCTGAGCAAGCCGCGCGGGTCGAGCAGGTGCTGGAGCTGGTGGAGTTGGCGGGGTTTGGCGGCAAATACCCCTGGCAGCTGTCGGGGGGGATGCAGCAGCGGGCCAGCATTGCGCGGGCTCTGGCGTTTGATGCGGATATCCTGTTGATGGATGAGCCCTTTGGGGCGCTGGATGAGATCGTCCGGGATCATCTGAATGAACAGCTGCTGAAGCTTTGGGCGCGCACCGACAAGACCATCGGGTTTGTCACACATTCCATTCCGGAGGCGGTCTACCTGTCCACGAAGATCGTGGTGATGTCACCGCGTCCGGGGCGCATTCATGATGTGATCGACAGCCCGCTGCCAAAGGAGCGGCCTCTGGATATTCGTGACAGCGCTGAGTTTATCGAGATCGCCCACCGCGTCCGTGATGGTCTGCGCGCGGGGCATGCTGATGACTGA
- a CDS encoding ABC transporter permease: MVMVSMALLIWCAGWWLNGRLANSSASNTSAVKLLVPAIFGVTLLIVWELLVRGLEVSLVILPAPSVIAARFATSLPVLWQDFQQTILKGALSGYIIGCGAALLMAIAVDRSDFLRRGLLPVGNFVAALPIVGTAPILVMWFGFDWQSKAAVVVVMVFFPVLVNTVAGLRETSAMQRDLMQTYAASYWQSFFKLRLPAALPFIFNGLKISTTLALVGAIVAEFFGSPTVGMGFRISTSVGQLALDMVWAEILVAALAGSAFYGMMALIEKTLTFWHPSQRG, encoded by the coding sequence ATGGTGATGGTATCTATGGCGCTGCTTATATGGTGTGCGGGGTGGTGGCTGAACGGTCGGCTGGCCAATAGTTCGGCATCGAATACGTCTGCGGTGAAACTGTTGGTTCCGGCCATTTTTGGTGTGACGCTGCTGATTGTCTGGGAACTGTTGGTGCGCGGGCTTGAGGTCTCTTTGGTGATCCTGCCAGCCCCCAGCGTCATCGCTGCGCGCTTTGCCACAAGCCTGCCGGTTCTTTGGCAGGATTTTCAGCAGACGATCCTGAAGGGCGCGCTGTCTGGCTATATCATCGGCTGCGGTGCTGCGTTGCTGATGGCGATTGCGGTGGACCGCAGCGATTTCCTGCGCCGCGGACTGTTGCCAGTGGGGAATTTTGTTGCGGCGCTGCCCATTGTCGGCACGGCCCCTATTCTGGTGATGTGGTTTGGGTTCGACTGGCAGTCAAAAGCGGCGGTGGTTGTGGTGATGGTGTTCTTCCCGGTCCTTGTGAATACGGTGGCGGGGTTGCGCGAGACCTCAGCGATGCAACGTGATCTGATGCAGACCTATGCGGCCAGTTATTGGCAGAGTTTTTTCAAACTGCGCCTGCCTGCTGCGCTGCCGTTTATCTTTAACGGGCTCAAGATCTCCACAACGCTGGCGCTGGTTGGGGCCATTGTGGCGGAGTTCTTTGGCTCACCAACTGTGGGCATGGGGTTTCGGATCTCGACCTCGGTGGGGCAGCTGGCGCTGGATATGGTCTGGGCCGAGATTCTTGTGGCGGCACTGGCCGGGTCGGCATTTTATGGCATGATGGCGCTGATTGAGAAAACGCTCACCTTCTGGCACCCGTCGCAACGGGGATAG
- a CDS encoding 4Fe-4S dicluster domain-containing protein — protein MYDAQHELEVSTLKDRVALTGMDVIAAATRGLERAGHADLLHAISDGFDWVLVEAALEQNARLAQLREMELAACFGLEDRVVLFHSTIHLEQLLTEGISQLPELVHRGTDGDSGVKPARRREALQLFASVTLSEDMDVIALPQDAPYGGIELTGDCTLCQACTWVCPTNALIGAENGAGLDFVEADCMQCGLCVSVCRQNAIRLVPRLELSPHRMAVSLTHQDFFWSDGVSGSSSTEVLTADQTEVQGQASCLNETDRGPNDLTIENHSLSCDPVKKDRQGPDDWPGGGAGTWSGEGGADLKERGPETASSKSGQVDTRRVLWPDLARVSALFGAGRADKLS, from the coding sequence ATGTACGATGCCCAGCACGAATTAGAGGTGTCGACATTGAAAGATCGGGTTGCTCTGACGGGTATGGATGTCATCGCGGCGGCCACACGGGGGCTTGAACGCGCAGGTCATGCTGATCTGTTGCATGCAATCTCGGACGGGTTTGACTGGGTGTTGGTGGAAGCAGCACTGGAGCAGAACGCACGTCTGGCGCAACTGCGTGAGATGGAGCTGGCGGCCTGCTTTGGACTGGAAGACCGTGTCGTTCTGTTTCATTCCACCATCCATCTGGAACAACTACTGACCGAGGGCATTTCTCAGCTCCCGGAACTGGTTCACCGCGGAACAGACGGTGACAGCGGAGTCAAACCGGCGCGTCGGCGCGAGGCCTTGCAGCTTTTTGCTAGCGTGACCCTGTCTGAAGACATGGATGTGATCGCTTTGCCGCAGGATGCGCCTTACGGCGGGATTGAGCTGACCGGTGATTGCACCCTTTGTCAGGCCTGCACCTGGGTGTGTCCGACCAACGCACTGATTGGAGCTGAGAATGGTGCCGGATTGGACTTTGTTGAGGCTGACTGCATGCAATGTGGGTTGTGTGTGTCAGTCTGCCGCCAAAACGCGATCCGTCTGGTACCGCGGCTGGAGCTGTCACCGCACCGGATGGCGGTATCGCTGACCCATCAAGATTTTTTCTGGTCGGATGGGGTGTCCGGTTCAAGCTCAACTGAGGTGCTGACTGCGGATCAGACTGAGGTGCAGGGGCAGGCTAGCTGCTTGAATGAAACCGATAGAGGCCCCAATGACCTTACGATTGAAAATCACTCTCTCAGCTGCGACCCAGTGAAGAAAGACCGTCAGGGACCAGACGACTGGCCCGGCGGCGGGGCGGGCACCTGGTCCGGTGAGGGGGGGGCGGATCTCAAAGAGCGCGGGCCTGAGACCGCGTCATCCAAGAGCGGGCAGGTGGACACGCGGCGCGTGCTCTGGCCGGATCTGGCGCGCGTATCGGCGCTCTTTGGGGCTGGTCGGGCTGATAAGTTATCCTAG
- a CDS encoding ABC transporter substrate-binding protein → MKTLLTAAAMALGAASVAQAADEVKLQLKWVTQAQFAGYYVALDQGFYEAEDLDVTILPGGPDIAPTQVIAGGGADVTVEWMPAALAAREKGLPLVNIAQPYKSSGMMLTCWKDTGIAAPEDLANRTLGVWFFGNEFPFMSWMSQLGISTEGKGEKGVEVLKQGFNVDPLLQRQADCISTMTYNEYWQVIDAGVAPDELITFKYEDQGVATLEDGLYVLEENLNDPAFVDKMQRFVRASMKGWKWAEENPDDAAEIVLDNDASGAQTEEHQKRMMSEVAKLTAGSNGALSEADYQRTVKTLLDGGSSPVITKEPEGAWTHVITDAALN, encoded by the coding sequence ATGAAAACACTGCTGACCGCCGCCGCCATGGCGCTGGGGGCTGCATCGGTGGCGCAGGCCGCCGATGAGGTGAAACTGCAGCTGAAATGGGTCACACAGGCCCAGTTTGCAGGCTATTATGTCGCGTTGGATCAGGGGTTCTATGAGGCTGAGGATCTGGATGTCACCATTCTGCCTGGTGGTCCGGATATTGCGCCGACCCAGGTGATTGCCGGGGGCGGCGCGGATGTCACGGTTGAGTGGATGCCAGCCGCGCTGGCCGCGCGGGAGAAAGGTCTGCCGCTGGTCAATATCGCCCAGCCGTACAAAAGCTCCGGCATGATGCTGACCTGTTGGAAAGACACCGGCATTGCTGCGCCTGAAGATCTGGCCAACCGAACCCTTGGCGTCTGGTTCTTCGGCAATGAATTCCCTTTCATGAGCTGGATGAGCCAGTTGGGGATTTCGACCGAAGGCAAAGGCGAGAAAGGTGTCGAGGTTCTGAAGCAGGGCTTCAATGTCGATCCGCTGTTGCAGCGTCAGGCGGATTGTATTTCGACCATGACCTATAATGAATATTGGCAGGTGATTGATGCGGGCGTGGCCCCGGATGAGTTGATTACCTTCAAATATGAGGATCAGGGCGTGGCAACGCTTGAAGATGGTCTTTATGTGCTGGAAGAGAACCTGAACGATCCGGCCTTTGTCGATAAGATGCAGCGTTTCGTACGCGCCTCGATGAAAGGCTGGAAATGGGCCGAGGAAAATCCGGATGACGCGGCAGAGATTGTCTTGGACAATGATGCCTCCGGCGCCCAGACAGAGGAGCACCAGAAGCGGATGATGTCTGAGGTGGCCAAGCTCACAGCCGGCAGCAATGGCGCGCTGAGCGAAGCGGACTACCAGCGCACGGTGAAGACGCTGCTTGATGGCGGTTCAAGCCCGGTGATCACCAAAGAGCCTGAGGGCGCCTGGACGCATGTTATTACCGACGCTGCGCTGAACTAA
- a CDS encoding DUF6500 family protein produces the protein MQKKGENVGLSFYAFFANRNDDPVQLMEAAEWWIKCHQLNHFEKAVKIRDMVKADL, from the coding sequence TTGCAAAAAAAAGGTGAAAATGTGGGGCTGTCCTTTTATGCGTTTTTTGCCAACCGGAATGACGATCCGGTGCAGCTGATGGAGGCGGCGGAATGGTGGATTAAATGCCATCAGCTGAACCACTTTGAAAAGGCAGTCAAGATCCGGGATATGGTCAAGGCTGATCTGTGA
- the acs gene encoding acetate--CoA ligase — protein sequence MTQESDSKAYAPSEETVARAHVNAAQYDEMYTASMQDPEGFWRQQAERIDWIKPFTQVKDVDFTLGNVSISWYGDGTLNVSANCIDRHLESRGDQTAIIWEPDSPEEEAQHITYSELHRRTCRMANILESMGVRKGDRVVIYLPMIPEAAYAMLACARIGAIHSIVFAGFSPDALAARINGCDAKVLITADEAPRGGRKTALKSNADAALLHTKDTVKCLVVKRTGGQTTWVDGRDYDYNEMALEADDYCAPAEMNAEDPLFILYTSGSTGQPKGVVHTTGGYLTYAAMTHEITFDYHDGDIYWCTADVGWVTGHSYIVYGPLANGATTLMFEGVPTYPDASRFWQVCEKHKVNQFYTAPTALRALMGQGNEWVEKCDLSSLRTLGTVGEPINPEAWNWYNEVVGKGKCPIVDTWWQTETGGHLMTPLPGAHAMKPGAAMKPFFGIQPVVLDPQSGVEINGNGVEGVLCIKDSWPGQMRTVWGDHERFEKTYFSDYKGYYFTGDGCRRDEDGDYWITGRVDDVINVSGHRMGTAEVESALVAHAAVAEAAVVGYPHEIKGQGIYCYVTLMNDREPSDELLKELRTWVRTEIGPIASPDVIQWAPGLPKTRSGKIMRRILRKIAENDFGSLGDTSTLADPSVVEDLIENRADKG from the coding sequence ATGACCCAGGAGAGCGACAGCAAAGCCTATGCGCCGTCGGAGGAGACGGTAGCACGCGCCCATGTCAATGCTGCACAATATGACGAGATGTACACCGCTTCTATGCAGGATCCAGAAGGGTTCTGGCGTCAGCAGGCGGAGCGGATCGACTGGATCAAACCCTTCACCCAGGTGAAGGATGTGGACTTCACGCTCGGCAATGTCTCAATCAGCTGGTATGGCGACGGCACCCTGAACGTCTCCGCCAACTGCATCGACCGTCACCTGGAGAGCCGCGGCGACCAGACCGCGATCATCTGGGAGCCGGACAGCCCGGAAGAAGAAGCGCAGCACATCACCTACAGCGAACTGCACCGCCGCACCTGCCGGATGGCCAACATCCTGGAGTCGATGGGCGTGCGCAAGGGCGACCGGGTGGTGATTTATCTCCCGATGATCCCCGAAGCGGCCTATGCCATGCTGGCCTGCGCCCGGATCGGCGCCATTCATTCGATTGTCTTTGCCGGTTTCTCCCCCGACGCGCTCGCCGCGCGGATCAACGGCTGCGATGCCAAAGTGCTGATCACCGCGGATGAGGCCCCCCGCGGCGGCCGCAAGACGGCGCTGAAATCCAACGCCGATGCCGCCCTGCTGCACACCAAGGACACTGTGAAATGCCTGGTGGTCAAACGCACCGGCGGCCAGACCACCTGGGTCGACGGCCGTGACTATGACTACAACGAAATGGCGCTGGAGGCAGACGACTATTGCGCGCCTGCCGAAATGAACGCCGAGGACCCTCTATTCATCCTCTACACCTCCGGCTCTACCGGCCAGCCCAAGGGCGTTGTCCACACCACCGGCGGCTACCTGACCTATGCGGCGATGACCCATGAGATCACCTTTGATTATCATGACGGCGACATCTACTGGTGCACAGCGGACGTGGGCTGGGTCACCGGCCACAGCTATATCGTCTACGGCCCCCTTGCCAACGGCGCCACCACGCTGATGTTCGAAGGCGTGCCGACCTACCCCGATGCCTCCCGCTTCTGGCAGGTCTGCGAAAAGCACAAGGTGAACCAGTTCTACACCGCCCCCACCGCGCTGCGCGCCCTGATGGGCCAGGGCAACGAATGGGTCGAGAAATGCGACCTGTCCTCCCTCCGCACCCTCGGCACCGTGGGCGAGCCGATCAACCCGGAAGCCTGGAACTGGTACAACGAGGTTGTCGGCAAGGGCAAATGCCCGATCGTCGACACCTGGTGGCAGACCGAAACCGGCGGCCACCTGATGACCCCGCTGCCGGGTGCGCATGCGATGAAGCCGGGTGCCGCAATGAAACCCTTCTTCGGCATCCAGCCGGTGGTTCTGGACCCCCAGTCCGGCGTCGAGATCAACGGCAACGGCGTCGAAGGCGTGCTGTGCATCAAGGACAGCTGGCCGGGCCAGATGCGCACCGTCTGGGGCGATCATGAGCGCTTCGAGAAGACCTATTTCTCGGACTACAAGGGCTATTACTTCACCGGCGATGGCTGCCGCCGCGACGAGGACGGCGACTATTGGATCACCGGCCGCGTCGATGACGTGATCAACGTCTCCGGCCACCGCATGGGCACCGCTGAGGTCGAAAGCGCGCTGGTCGCCCACGCCGCCGTCGCTGAGGCCGCCGTGGTCGGCTACCCGCATGAGATCAAGGGCCAGGGCATCTATTGCTATGTGACCCTGATGAACGACCGGGAGCCGTCGGATGAGCTGCTGAAGGAGCTGCGCACCTGGGTCCGCACCGAGATCGGCCCGATTGCCAGCCCGGACGTGATTCAATGGGCGCCGGGCCTGCCGAAAACCCGCTCCGGCAAGATCATGCGCCGAATCCTGCGCAAGATTGCCGAGAACGATTTCGGCTCGCTTGGCGACACCTCGACCCTGGCCGATCCGTCGGTGGTCGAAGACCTGATCGAAAACCGAGCCGATAAAGGATGA
- a CDS encoding ABC transporter permease, whose amino-acid sequence MKTALAVLSVLAAIAVIWYAACVPMNIKGVLDAAERSGAEVVPATARERRDMGPIGLVAANSFAIGDVWSQDRPRLPAPHQVAVELWETTVEKKLTSKRSLIYHGQVTLSATLLGFVIGTGLGILLAVGIVHSRVMDMSVMPWAIVSQTIPIIALAPMIIVVLYSIGVQGILPKAVISAYLSFFPVVVGMVKGLRSPDQMQLDLLKTYNASLGQGFWKLRLPASMPYLFASLKIGIAASLVGAIVGELPTGAVAGLGARLLAGSYYGQTVQIWSALFAAAILAAALVALLGVIERLVLKRMGVQA is encoded by the coding sequence ATGAAAACAGCACTTGCTGTCTTAAGCGTCCTCGCGGCAATTGCCGTGATCTGGTACGCGGCCTGCGTTCCGATGAACATCAAAGGGGTTCTGGATGCTGCCGAGCGTTCGGGGGCTGAAGTGGTTCCGGCCACCGCCCGCGAGCGTCGCGACATGGGCCCGATTGGGCTGGTTGCGGCCAATTCCTTCGCTATCGGGGATGTCTGGTCGCAGGACCGGCCGCGACTGCCTGCGCCGCATCAGGTGGCTGTTGAGCTGTGGGAGACCACGGTGGAGAAGAAACTCACCTCCAAGCGGAGCCTGATCTACCATGGGCAGGTGACGCTTTCGGCGACATTGCTTGGGTTTGTTATTGGCACCGGTCTGGGGATCCTCTTGGCGGTTGGCATCGTGCATAGCCGTGTGATGGATATGTCGGTGATGCCCTGGGCGATTGTCAGCCAGACCATTCCGATTATCGCTCTGGCCCCGATGATCATCGTGGTTTTGTACTCTATCGGCGTTCAGGGGATCCTGCCGAAGGCGGTGATTTCGGCCTATCTCAGTTTCTTTCCGGTTGTTGTTGGTATGGTCAAGGGGCTGCGCAGCCCTGATCAGATGCAGCTGGATTTGCTGAAGACCTATAATGCGAGCCTGGGGCAGGGGTTCTGGAAGCTGCGCCTGCCGGCCTCGATGCCCTATCTGTTTGCCTCTTTGAAAATTGGTATCGCAGCTTCGCTTGTTGGGGCCATCGTTGGGGAGTTGCCAACCGGTGCCGTCGCCGGGCTTGGCGCGCGGCTTCTGGCGGGCAGCTACTATGGGCAGACCGTGCAGATCTGGTCAGCGCTGTTTGCCGCTGCAATTCTGGCCGCAGCATTGGTTGCCCTGCTGGGCGTTATTGAGCGTCTGGTTCTGAAACGGATGGGGGTGCAGGCATGA